A part of Paenibacillus sp. sptzw28 genomic DNA contains:
- a CDS encoding glycoside hydrolase family 43 protein produces the protein MKRQFRNPIIEQRADPWIYKHTDGYYYFTASVPAYDCIELRRARTIQELGTAEPVVVWRKHEKGRMSGHIWAPEIHYIDGKWYIYFAAGGSDECETAWEIRMYVLENDAESPLEQTWAEKGQIRTDWESFSLDATTFEHRSVRYLVWAQYDLETPASSNLYIAEMSNPWTIKGKQVLLTKPEYEWETIGFLVNEGPAVLKRNGKIFISYSASATDSNYCMGLLTASDTSDLLDPNSWTKSPEPVFRTSEETGQYGPGHNSFTVSEDGSADILVYHSRSYKQIVGEPLYDPNRHTRAQQLNWNEAGTPNFGIPE, from the coding sequence ATTAAGCGGCAATTCCGCAACCCGATCATCGAGCAGCGTGCGGACCCGTGGATTTATAAGCATACGGACGGCTATTATTATTTTACCGCTTCCGTTCCCGCATACGACTGCATCGAGCTCAGAAGGGCAAGAACGATTCAGGAGCTCGGGACCGCCGAACCGGTCGTCGTATGGAGGAAACATGAGAAGGGCAGAATGAGCGGGCATATTTGGGCGCCTGAAATCCATTATATCGATGGTAAATGGTATATTTATTTTGCCGCCGGAGGCTCGGATGAGTGCGAGACGGCCTGGGAGATCCGTATGTACGTCCTGGAAAATGATGCGGAGAGCCCGCTGGAGCAGACATGGGCGGAGAAGGGCCAGATTCGGACCGATTGGGAATCCTTCTCCTTGGATGCCACAACCTTCGAGCATCGCAGCGTAAGATATCTGGTTTGGGCGCAATACGACCTGGAAACGCCAGCAAGCTCCAATTTGTATATCGCCGAAATGTCCAATCCATGGACAATTAAGGGCAAGCAGGTCTTGCTTACGAAACCGGAATATGAATGGGAAACCATAGGCTTCCTCGTGAACGAAGGGCCAGCGGTACTTAAGAGGAACGGGAAAATATTCATCAGTTATTCGGCAAGCGCTACGGACAGCAATTACTGCATGGGACTGCTGACGGCTTCGGACACCAGCGATTTGCTGGATCCGAATTCATGGACCAAATCGCCGGAGCCCGTATTCCGGACGAGCGAAGAAACCGGTCAATACGGTCCGGGCCACAACAGCTTCACCGTTTCGGAGGATGGATCGGCAGACATACTGGTGTATCATTCGCGAAGCTACAAGCAAATCGTGGGCGAACCGCTGTATGACCCCAATCGTCATACACGCGCGCAGCAATTGAATTGGAATGAGGCTGGAACTCCGAACTTCGGCATACCTGAATGA
- a CDS encoding GerAB/ArcD/ProY family transporter yields MENARINVRQLFALIILFNFGTALVLPIGFVSEQSVWLSILLALVGGLLLFLLYDYLYRQYPGLSLSGYIRKILGNYIGWPVSLFYLGFFIHNDARVLRETGELLVTTALDETPPFVINAFLMMAVLYVLYLGIEVLARTAEIYLLIIIILGVLGNLFVLFSGIMDFHNLFPLFGEGWKPIVESAFRNILMFPFAEMICFATILPYLNKIQSGRRTGFIALIVSGLLLSFTHAVEISVLGVNIYSRSTFPLFLTISKVNIADFLTRLDAIVILTLIINAFFKCAIECYAAVIIAADLFHVEKPQKLVLPIGITVLFTSMMTAGNWSEFSLKGEKVIMGVLIPLTGILIPVLLIVVHLIRKRFGLYKSDNNG; encoded by the coding sequence ATGGAAAACGCGAGAATTAACGTAAGGCAACTGTTTGCCTTGATTATTTTGTTTAATTTCGGAACCGCCCTTGTTTTACCCATAGGATTTGTCTCGGAACAGAGTGTTTGGTTATCCATCTTATTGGCTTTAGTTGGAGGCCTCCTTTTATTTCTTCTTTATGATTATCTATATCGTCAGTACCCCGGTCTGTCTCTAAGCGGCTATATCCGCAAAATTCTCGGAAACTATATCGGTTGGCCGGTAAGTCTCTTTTACCTTGGATTCTTCATCCATAATGACGCAAGAGTTTTGCGGGAAACCGGTGAGCTGCTGGTAACGACTGCATTAGACGAGACGCCGCCATTTGTGATCAATGCGTTTTTGATGATGGCGGTTCTTTATGTTCTGTATTTAGGAATCGAAGTATTGGCAAGAACGGCAGAAATCTACCTGCTCATCATCATAATTTTAGGCGTGTTAGGCAATCTTTTTGTATTATTTTCCGGTATTATGGATTTTCATAATCTGTTTCCTTTGTTTGGTGAGGGGTGGAAGCCTATTGTAGAATCAGCATTTCGCAATATACTTATGTTTCCCTTCGCCGAGATGATTTGTTTTGCGACCATTCTTCCGTATCTGAATAAAATCCAGTCGGGAAGGAGGACGGGATTCATCGCCCTGATCGTCAGCGGGCTCCTATTAAGCTTCACGCATGCAGTCGAGATCTCTGTTCTTGGGGTCAATATTTATAGCCGATCCACCTTTCCGTTATTTTTAACAATCAGTAAAGTGAACATCGCGGATTTTCTAACGCGTTTGGATGCCATTGTCATTCTCACATTAATTATTAATGCTTTTTTCAAATGCGCGATTGAGTGTTATGCGGCAGTAATTATCGCAGCGGATTTATTCCATGTGGAGAAGCCGCAAAAGTTGGTGCTGCCAATAGGAATAACCGTTCTTTTCACCTCCATGATGACAGCGGGAAACTGGAGCGAGTTTTCACTGAAAGGGGAAAAAGTGATCATGGGTGTGCTCATACCTCTAACCGGTATTTTAATTCCCGTCTTGCTTATCGTGGTCCATCTTATACGTAAACGTTTCGGTCTATACAAATCCGATAATAATGGTTAA